Within the Aspergillus luchuensis IFO 4308 DNA, chromosome 5, nearly complete sequence genome, the region GGGAGTACTATGGAAagtgaaaataaaaagtactAGTTGATGGGCTGTCGAACTCTGCCGGAAGCTTGTTCATGCATCCCCGCGTGTCCTCATGGGGGGTGAGGGAGCAAGGGAAGCAGCAGGAtaaggaggatgaggggggtggagggaagaaggatgatgaagcagtGGAGGCGATGaccagaagaggaagcggcgcagaaggagaaggtccagatggagatggaggctgCAGATAATCTGTAGGGGAAGcagggaagtagtagtagacacAAGGAATAGTATCCCAAAAAGacaagaaataataataatcatagtaattaagataaagtaaaataaaaatatgaaaaaataaaaataaaaaaaaaaaaaaagaaaaagaaaaagaaaaagaaaaaaaaatggagAATCCAACgactccaccaccatcaaaccATCTATCTGTATGTCATCGTCGATGCTCCATTTCCTTGTTGAGGCAGTCGCAGATCGAGCTAATCCGTTTAGCTTCTGGGGAGGATCCCAAGAAAGCACTTGGTGATACATCCCGaatgctctctctctctctctccctctccctctttcacACACTCTATCATACTGTTTTCGTACTATTCGCAACCTCTCAACCCTTCGCATTCCTCTTCCGATGCAGTTCATTGCCAGCTCAAACTGCACGTCTGAGCGCGCCACCACAATGGCGTCCTTTTGCTGCTCTTTCTGGTCTTTCCCCACTCCCTCCTTCGTCGacttcctcatccattgcctcctccttcccctctcctcgtTCTCGCCTGCGGCTTCCAACATATAAAACATGCAGCGGGATCCTCCCGTCTTGCTCTGTGAGAAGCATTGtgttcttcatcatcatatctCAGCTGCTCCTCGTGGATTAACCTGATCGTTTCCTCTTGTCTTGCTTCTATCCTTAGaaacccccctcatcctcttcccccccttgaTTGTATCAGCGTCATTGTTGCCACTGAACTCTCAtctactatcatcatccctTGTGGTCCTTATTATTGTTCCTCCCCCTTGAAGCTTATTCTATATACTTCTTGGCTGTGTGGTTTGTTTACTTCACGCCTAATCATCCCGCGCCGGTGCAGACATACATATCAGAGACATTTCCCCTCTTGCCTGCAGTGCATACAGACAAACCTCAGACATACAGCTCTCTAGCTGCAGCGCCCCCGTCTTTCATCTTACCTGCAGCAAGAAGCCATCAGCACCATGATGTTTGAAGACATGAACACCATGGCTGACGACATCTCTCGCCGTTGTTCTCTCCCGTAAGTTGTCTTTGAGCCTTACCGACAGATGCAGCATCTGACGTGACAGGCTCCCCCACAGTGTGCGTTCCCTCTCCAGTGCATCCAGCACGGCAGACATGAGCGAGGACCGCCGCTTGCCCCCGCTCCCCCGCGTGGAGCCCTTGCCCCGGGGCCCCTTTGACCCGTTCACAACCAACATCGGTGCCACCAGCTCTCCAAGCTCCCAGGACGCCTTTCCCGTTAGGTCGCCGTGGCCTGAAGCGGAACACATTGTGACTCCCCCATCACCAGCAACCTCCGCCGACAGTTCCTGGCCAGAGTCCGTTCAGTCTCAAAAGACCTTTGACTGGCCGCAAGAGCTTTCCCCTGCAGAACTCCTGAACCTCATCGCACCCAAGCACATTAACCGCAAGCCGCCGTTGCAGCAGCTCTGCGGGAGAAAGCGCAAGGAAAGCATGGTGTCTGCGGATTCAGACGACCAGAGAGAAAAGCACAGAATTGCAGAGGGAAACCGACGGAAGAACCTCAGCCAGCTGCATCGTGAGTTGGACAGCCGCATCCATGATTTCTTCTTGGAGCGCGCCGGCTGGAACCCATCCAAGAGCCTACCAGAGTCCAAGGAGCATATCGTTCAGGCTGCCATCTTTCTCATCGACTTCATGCtcctgatcatcatccacttgaTCCGCCAGGAGAATGAAATGCCTCGTCAACTGTCCGAGAAACTGGAGCCCCAGATCCGCTGCATGCAGTTGCAGCAATTGGTATCCAGtcttcagcagcagaaccagactgcccagcagcagatCAAAAGTCTGAAGCAAGAGAACCAGATGTTGGAGGAGCGCAACCAAGCGCTCGAGCTTCAGCTGAAGTCATACGAGCACATGTTCCGATCGCCCAAGAGCGAGCCCCTGACTTCTCAGCCGATCATCCATCACGCCGAGGCCAAGCCACGTAACATGCTCCCCGGG harbors:
- a CDS encoding putative HLH DNA binding domain protein (COG:L;~EggNog:ENOG410Q1Z8;~TransMembrane:1 (o203-222i)) is translated as MMFEDMNTMADDISRRCSLPVRSLSSASSTADMSEDRRLPPLPRVEPLPRGPFDPFTTNIGATSSPSSQDAFPVRSPWPEAEHIVTPPSPATSADSSWPESVQSQKTFDWPQELSPAELLNLIAPKHINRKPPLQQLCGRKRKESMVSADSDDQREKHRIAEGNRRKNLSQLHRELDSRIHDFFLERAGWNPSKSLPESKEHIVQAAIFLIDFMLLIIIHLIRQENEMPRQLSEKLEPQIRCMQLQQLVSSLQQQNQTAQQQIKSLKQENQMLEERNQALELQLKSYEHMFRSPKSEPLTSQPIIHHAEAKPRNMLPGLRVFCDEIAASSPESSRLESHPTAPAFTFGHTYLTHTPSITRSSSPVFAHGPHSVPVSRRQSIIPSP